The Agelaius phoeniceus isolate bAgePho1 chromosome 2, bAgePho1.hap1, whole genome shotgun sequence region TTTGCTACCACTATCTTTATTGATTACCACCTCCAGATGTAGTCTTCCTGTCAATTCCATGGGCAGAGAAATTGCCACAAAGGCAAATTCTGCAAGACacgaagcagcagccaggcaagaTTAAGACAGAAGCTTCCCAAAAGAAACACCCCAGAGAAAACTGCACAAAAGGAAAGTACAAGACCCTCTGGAGAGGGAAAAGTTACTATGATACAATCTTACATTTATTTCTGGTTAACTCCCTCCCCGTAAACAAGCTGATAATTTGAGTTTCTTCCACTGCAGCTTTATGATtatgtttttgggttttgtacACAGCTATCATTAAGTATCACTGTTGTCTGGTGTATTGCAACAGAATAATCAATACACATATTCTATATGCCTCCCTGAAATTCTTGGTATCACTACTGTAGTTTGTTGGTTCAAAGAATAAACATTACTTCAACTCCAAGAATCAAAAGCAttgttttagaaaacaaaacaaaacaaaaagcccaaacaaacaaaccaactcCCTCATGTATGACTTGGGTTTTGCTGAAATAAATATGCAACTTGATCAGCAACACTTTTGGTGGGGAGGCCTGACAATTTCTCaagtaaaatatgaaaaaaaggaaattcccGAGTACAATATGAATAATAAAGTTAGCTGCCTACAGCTTTCAGCCACCCCTAACCCTTACTTACTAGGGACACAGTTTCTATTCCATAATCAATAAAGGTCAATCCCCCAAACACCCATCAATAGCCCCTTCCTAAATGTAACAATTTTACCAGCCATTTGTCAGGCCTCTGAGAAGCTGCCAAAAAACCCAGGTTACGTGATCTGTCATAGCAAGTGTTGCCACAGTATGCTGAAGAACGAACGCATAACAGTATCTCAATTcaacaactttttaaaaaaatacaggcCCCAGTTCTGCAAGTAGGTCAGCAAAAGCAGGCCTGGTGCTGGCTTTGAGCCTGCGACTTCAGAGGGTCTTTGGGCTGATACAAACGTCCAGTGATATGAACACAGCTGCAAAACTGCGAATATCAACCGAGTTGTACAGATAACATGAAAACAGCTGAGACAGACACAATATGTCTGCAGCGAGCCTGGGAGTCCTTTGAACATTTAATTAGAACAATTCTTTTCTGAAaggttctttttttcctgtacagCTGCGAGCTACTGCAAATCTCCAAAATACCTAACTGGACTTCTGAAGGAGCAAGCTGAAAATTAAATATGGCATCTTAAAAACTACCCCAACATTTTTGGATACctctacaagaaaaaaaatcactcacaAGAACAATATAAGTAATTTTCAAAAGCTATTCCCACTGTATACAAACAAAGCTGCACAAAGTGGGACAGCACATGTTAACACAGTGGTAACTaacacacaaaaaccccaacaacccaTCCAACTGGTGAAATCCCGTTTTCTCGAGGACAATAACACTGAGTATCTGCGGCCAAACTACACGCAACTACCTCTGCCGTACACGTCGGGCAAGGGAAGAGGGCTGTCCTGCCTAAAATAAATCGCTACAGACAAGCCCTAAGACACAACTCCGAGGAGAAGCGGCGCGGTGAACTGCAGGAATTAGATGAAAAAGCCACGAACGTTTTTCGTACATGGAAGCCGGGGCGCTGGAAGCCGAGGCCAGAGGAGTGGCCTACGTGTTAACAGTGTTTACAGCGGGCGTGAacgagctgctgctgctggatttcATTGAGACCGTCGGGAAAGCGCCTCGGCAGGGCCTGATTTCCAGGCGTCGCCCGGGCCTACGCGGCCCCAATCACTCCACCTCAGTAATGGCGTTCGGGGCGAAGGGAAGCGAGAACCAGAGGAGGCGATGCCGGTGCAGCGCTGCGGGGACGCACCGGGCCCTCCTCACCGGGGGAGGCCGGCCAGAGGGGCCCCGGAGAGGCGGCCAGAGCCCCCCGAGGGCGCCGGGCGCTCCCCCCCGCCGGCAGCCGGGGATGAGGAGCCGTCAGCCATTTTCCCTCGCCCTCCAAAACACGGCGGTGCGGGGCGGACACGCCGGGGCTCCGAGGgaggcgctgccgccgcctcacGCCCCGCGGGTCCCGGGGAGCTCCGTCCTCGCCCCCAGCCGCGCCCCGGCCCGCGGAGCCCCATCCCCGGGGAGCACaaacagctgcccggccccgcccgggcACCGCTCCGCACTCACCCCCGCACCGCTTCCCCTCGTCCCGCGGCGGCTGCTGCGGCGGCCCGGAGCCCTCCTGGGCGCTGCCTCATGCCCGGCGGCCGGCGGGGCACGGTCTCATGCCAGGCCGCGGCTCTGAGGGGGCGGCTCCGCTTCCCCCGGTTCCCACTCGGCTGCGCTGCGGCGGGAAGCGGGAGGGCAAATCCGGCGCCGCTGCCCGCGCTCCGGGTGCCGGCCCTGAGcgcttctctctctctggggcgTTTTTCCTGCGTCACCAGCTGctgcccggcggcggcggcggcggccctgcctgggctcgggctggggctgggccggggcctGCGCGCTCCGCTCCGCCCCGTCCGGGCACCGGGCGCACGCGGGGGGGGTGGGCGGACGCGCGCCCGGGGCTCGGCCGGGCGGGggtggcggggccgggccgggcggcgggaGCTCCGCGCTCAGGGCTCGGCGGTGCGGGGGAGGCAGCGCGGAGGGAGGCGGCAGTGGCGGCGGCTCCTCGCGctcccggcggcggcggcgcagccGCGTCTGGCGGGGCCCCGTgggcaagatggcggcgccggcagcgcctTCCGCACCCGGCCCAGCGCGGCGGCGGTTCGGCCACCCGAGCGCGGCGGTGACGCGCTGCCCGTGTGcccgcccggggccgccgcTCCCGGCCGGCCCCCCCTCGGTGTGTCGGTGTGCGGGGCGGCGGTGAGGGAAGGACGAGGGCTGTgggacacacacaaacacacgcACGCACGCACGGCCAGCGGCGCGCGGGCGCGCGCGGGGCCTGCTTCGCGTCGGTTGGGCGCGCGCGCGCTCTCCATTGTggcccgcgccgcgccgccgggCGCGCGCCGGGGCCCGGATGGTGACGTCAGGGCGGTGACGATGGTGACGTCAGCGCGGCCGCCTCCCGCCGCGCTGGGGCCGGGAGGGGAGCGGGACGGGAGcgcgggcggcgcggcggctCCGGCCCTCAGGGCCCGCAGAGCAGAGCTCGCAGCCCGCTCCGGGTCACCGGCGCTTTCCGAAAGCTGGACGGAGCTTTTGTTCCTTCTTGCAGGCTCCCCGGGGCAGCGGGCACAGCTCcgagcctggcagagctcagggacaAGGCGCTCAAGGCTCATGGGTGGCTCTCAGGGTGTCCTGCGCAGGGCCTGCAGTTGGAGTCCATGATCTCCACGGGTCCTTCCAACTCTGAATATTCTGTGACTTTTttgattctttttcctttgataCGTCTGCATTTACATGGCCACAGTAGGAGATGGGTAGAACCCCACTCCATACCTGCTTTATATAGCGACCGGGAGGACTTCAAGCCTGGATTT contains the following coding sequences:
- the LOC143692101 gene encoding uncharacterized protein LOC143692101, giving the protein MPVQRCGDAPGPPHRGRPARGAPERRPEPPEGAGRSPPPAAGDEEPSAIFPRPPKHGGAGRTRRGSEGGAAAASRPAGPGELRPRPQPRPGPRSPIPGEHKQLPGPARAPLRTHPRTASPRPAAAAAAARSPPGRCLMPGGRRGTVSCQAAALRGRLRFPRFPLGCAAAGSGRANPAPLPALRVPALSASLSLGRFSCVTSCCPAAAAAALPGLGLGLGRGLRAPLRPVRAPGARGGGGRTRARGSAGRGWRGRAGRRELRAQGSAVRGRQRGGRRQWRRLLALPAAAAQPRLAGPRGQDGGAGSAFRTRPSAAAVRPPERGGDALPVCPPGAAAPGRPPLGSPGQRAQLRAWQSSGTRRSRLMGGSQGVLRRACSWSP